The following is a genomic window from Haloarcula sp. DT43.
GTGCTGATAGCGCGGGAGCGGTCGCTGGGCGTCGACGGGATTCCGTGGCTGAACGTCGGTCTCGCCGCCCTGACGCTCCTGTCGACGCTGTACGCCGGGACTCGCTGGTACGGGCTGTCCGTCTTCGAGGAGCCGACGGCCATGCTCGAGGCGTGGCCCTTCGCCGCCGCGGCGCTCGGCATCCTCGCGGTCCACGAGTTCGGCCACTACGCCATGAGCCGCTACCACGAGGTGGAGGCGAGCCTGCCGTACTTCCTGCCGTTCCCGAACGTGCTCGGAACCCTCGGTGCGGTCATCAGCATGAACGACCACATCCCCGACCGCAAGGCGCTGTTCGACATCGGCGTGGCCGGCCCGCTGGCGGGCCTCGCCGCGACGGTCGTCGTGACTGCCGTCGGCGTGACGCTCCCCCCGGTGGAGGTGACGCGCGGTATCGTCACGAACATTGAGTTGGGCTACCCGCTCTTACTGCAGGGTATCGCCGCGGCGATGGGCGAACCGCTGGAGTATGCGAACCCGCAACTTCTCCCGAACCCAGTCGTCATCGGCGGCTGGGTCGGCGCGTTCGTGACCTTCCTGAACCTCCTGCCGGTCGGACAGTTCGACGGCGCACACGTCGCCCGGTCGCTGTTTGGCGACCGCCTGTCGCTGGTCCAGCTGGCCGTCCCCGCCGCCCTGTTCGGGCTCGCGGCCTACCTCGTCGCTTTCGAGGGGGGACGGGCGGCCGGGCTGTGGGCGTTCTGGGGAGTGCTGGCGCTGGTGTTCGGTCGGCTCGGCTCCGCGACGCCGCTGGACGAGACGCCGCTGGGGCCGGGTCGCTGGGCCGTCGGCCTGGTCACGTTCGTCCTGGGGATGCTCTGTTTCGTGCCGGTGCCGCTCGTCATCACGATGTAACACACCGCGTGGCGGCTCACAGCCCGTACGGGTCGTACTCGGGCCTGGTGTCGGCGTCGGCGGGAAGGGAGTACCGCTCCCGGAACTCCGCGAGTAGCTCGTCGGCTCCGGCGGTGAACAGCACGGCGACGCCGTAGGGGCGGGAGTACGAGCCGGTGTCGGGCGCGTCGGGGTCGAGGAAGAGTGCGTCCGTCGGCGGCTCGCCGATGGTGGGGAGTTCGGTCAGGAGTGACTCCATCGGCACGAGGCCGGTGAGCACGCTCGGGACGAACGCGCCGCCGGGCAGCGGCGCGCGCGGCTGGACGAAACACTCCGCGACCGCTTTGCCGTCCTCTTCGAGGACAGTACTCGCCGGGCGTTCAAGCCCCGGTTCCCAGAGGGTCGCCGCCACCTCGGGAACCTCGGTGTCGACGGCGAAATCCATCCGGACGCGGTCGCGGCGCTCGAAGGAGAGCAGTGACCAGGCCTCCTCCGAGTCGTCCGGGTCGCCGCCCAGCGTCGCCGCGACCAGGTCGCCCGTCCGGAGGTCGTCGACCGCCGGCTGGCGCTCGCCGTAGCCGGACTGGTACACGGTGTAGAGGCGCGTCGCGTCGGCGTCGAACAGATTGATGTGCGGGACCGCTTCGACGACGCGGTAGACCCTGAACACCCCCGTGCGCTCGTCCATGTTCACCCCGACGGGTTCCACGGCCAAGACTCCGTGGACTCCCCGCCGGTCAGTCGGCCGCCATCAGCCGGAGCCAGTCGGTCATGCAGTCGTCGCTGCAGTGGTGGTGGCGCTGCCGGCCGCCGTCCGTGTCCACCACGCCGGTGACGAGATGCCACTCGTCGGCGTACACGTGGCCGCCACAGACCACGCAGTCCCTGACCGTCGCGTCGTCGGGGCGTTTCCCGACGGACACCGTCTCGACGTAGTAGGTCCCGCCGAGGGCGTACGGCACGGGCAGTCGCATAGCCTCGTCTCCGGGCTACACGCCCCTAAGTACCCCGACGCAACACGGAGGTAGCTCCGGCTCCAAGGAACAGTCATGAGTCAATCCACGGACCTCCCGGACCCGGAACAGCTCCGCGTGGCCGCCGAACGGCTGCTCGACGAGACGGTCGACCGTGACGAGTCGCTCCACGTCACGGCCGAGGACCTGTCCATCGCCGTCCCGACGCGGTTCGGCCCGGACGCCCCGCAGGCGACGTGGCGCTTCGACGGCGACGTGACGGTCTCGGTCGACGGCGTCAGGGGCCCGCTCAGGGAGTGGGTCGAACTCGTCGACAGTCGGACCACGGACACGGAGTGAGCCGGGACGACCCAGTCTCCCCGGCGCACCGCTCCCGGAGCGGACGTGTCACCATATCGTGTGAAATAGGCCACAGTTCTCACGGTCGCATCTCATTTCGGTGTAGTCCAATCGCCGAGTGGACACGGCGGGACGCCACCAACTGTGTCTGTCAACGAAATCTCCTGGTCCTCGCCGCCGTGTCCGCTGGCCCCATGGCCACTCGGTGACCGTCTGCACCCAGGGAGCCGTGACACGCCACGAACGCGGTGGTGCCGCGTT
Proteins encoded in this region:
- a CDS encoding site-2 protease family protein, whose translation is MATQSSPPELPDPEALADTFHVYEVDRTAEDGVRYYGEPMTESDQVVHRIAPAFRQRGYRVALKREMGEWVLIARERSLGVDGIPWLNVGLAALTLLSTLYAGTRWYGLSVFEEPTAMLEAWPFAAAALGILAVHEFGHYAMSRYHEVEASLPYFLPFPNVLGTLGAVISMNDHIPDRKALFDIGVAGPLAGLAATVVVTAVGVTLPPVEVTRGIVTNIELGYPLLLQGIAAAMGEPLEYANPQLLPNPVVIGGWVGAFVTFLNLLPVGQFDGAHVARSLFGDRLSLVQLAVPAALFGLAAYLVAFEGGRAAGLWAFWGVLALVFGRLGSATPLDETPLGPGRWAVGLVTFVLGMLCFVPVPLVITM
- a CDS encoding DUF7576 family protein, producing MRLPVPYALGGTYYVETVSVGKRPDDATVRDCVVCGGHVYADEWHLVTGVVDTDGGRQRHHHCSDDCMTDWLRLMAAD